A DNA window from Maribellus comscasis contains the following coding sequences:
- a CDS encoding galactokinase, which produces MTKINSLIEKINGGDNPLFQELYGTETAVLKEQADRYAGLMSEFEQTFGSDDVTLFSSPGRTEIGGNHTDHNFGRVLAGAVNLDNIAVAAANGTDVVKIKSAGYPEFQVDLSDLSIDESNFYTSNSLVKGICAKMKENGYEIGGFNACIEGRVPKGSGLSSSASFEVLVGAIINALFNDGKMSAVENAIIGQWSENNYFGKPCGLMDQTACSVGGLITIDFKDPANPVVKEVDFDFVATGFSLVITDVGGGHDDPASQAEYASLPTEMKSVAAELGANVLREVTLEQIVDKIPEIRKKTGDRAILRAYHFQGDNQRVVDQVSALENNDFESFLKMVVESGYSSYMYNQNIFDVVHKDEQVVSLALALSEMVLKGSGAWRVHGGGFGGTIQAFVPQDKLNEYVSTLEHVYGKGACHKLFIRSKGSVKLDF; this is translated from the coding sequence ATGACTAAAATTAACAGCTTAATTGAAAAAATTAATGGCGGAGATAATCCGTTGTTTCAGGAATTATATGGAACCGAAACTGCAGTTTTAAAAGAACAGGCCGACAGATATGCGGGGTTGATGAGTGAATTTGAACAAACATTTGGGTCTGATGATGTAACACTTTTTAGTTCGCCCGGACGTACCGAGATTGGTGGAAACCACACAGACCACAATTTTGGTCGTGTTTTGGCTGGTGCGGTAAACCTTGACAATATCGCTGTTGCTGCAGCAAACGGAACGGATGTTGTTAAAATAAAGTCGGCAGGTTATCCTGAATTTCAGGTCGATTTGTCGGATTTAAGTATTGATGAATCCAATTTTTATACTTCAAATTCTCTGGTGAAAGGTATCTGCGCCAAAATGAAGGAAAACGGTTATGAGATTGGCGGTTTTAATGCTTGTATCGAAGGCCGTGTACCTAAAGGTTCGGGGTTAAGTTCATCTGCTTCTTTCGAGGTGTTGGTTGGAGCAATTATCAATGCGCTTTTTAACGACGGAAAAATGTCAGCAGTTGAAAATGCAATCATCGGTCAATGGTCAGAAAATAATTATTTTGGGAAACCTTGTGGTTTAATGGATCAGACAGCATGTTCAGTAGGAGGCTTAATTACCATTGATTTTAAAGATCCTGCCAATCCGGTAGTAAAAGAGGTTGATTTTGATTTTGTTGCAACCGGATTTTCACTTGTAATTACTGACGTTGGTGGCGGCCACGATGATCCTGCTTCTCAGGCTGAATACGCATCATTGCCTACTGAAATGAAATCGGTTGCTGCGGAACTGGGGGCGAACGTTTTACGTGAAGTAACATTGGAGCAAATTGTTGACAAAATTCCTGAAATTCGTAAAAAAACAGGCGACAGAGCCATCTTACGCGCCTATCATTTTCAGGGAGATAACCAGCGTGTTGTGGATCAGGTGAGCGCTTTGGAAAACAACGATTTTGAATCATTCCTGAAAATGGTTGTTGAATCAGGTTATAGTTCTTATATGTACAATCAGAATATTTTTGACGTTGTTCATAAAGATGAACAGGTGGTTTCACTGGCACTGGCTTTAAGCGAGATGGTGCTGAAAGGAAGCGGTGCATGGCGTGTGCATGGTGGTGGATTTGGTGGAACAATCCAGGCTTTTGTTCCGCAAGACAAATTGAATGAATACGTAAGCACTCTGGAACATGTGTATGGAAAAGGAGCTTGTCATAAATTGTTTATCAGGTCAAAAGGTTCGGTGAAGCTTGATTTCTAG